Proteins from one Mugil cephalus isolate CIBA_MC_2020 chromosome 15, CIBA_Mcephalus_1.1, whole genome shotgun sequence genomic window:
- the cxadr gene encoding coxsackievirus and adenovirus receptor homolog, with amino-acid sequence MELSTPRLCCVLLSLLAGLASGVEITSTSPTMEKASGESVKLDCQFTLAPEDSGPLDIEWSLLSSDNQNEDKVVILYSGDRAYEDYYAPMKGRVHFNSADPKNGDASINLMGLKSSDSGTYQCKVKKAPGIRSKKMKLIVMVRPSKPRCFTEGPTEEGKDIVLRCESNEGTKPLQYSWEKTSDSKLLPASAVADPVGGTINVRNASASASGSYRCVATNKIGTDDCILYLNVTPPRNTAGIIAASIITVLLILIIIAIILFCCFRARNKKKYEKEICNEIREDVPPPKSRVSTARSFTVGSQRSSLGSMSPSNLHEYALKPQYDKIPSSEEYDRPPSQVPLPPPNAARMAAPNLSRMGAIPVMIPAQNRDGSIV; translated from the exons ATGGAGCTGTCGACACCCCGCTTGTGCTGCGTGCTGCTGAGCCTCCTCGCAG GCTTGGCCTCAGGAGTCGAGATCACATCTACGTCTCCGACCATGGAGAAGGCCAGTGGTGAGAGCGTGAAGCTGGATTGCCAGTTCACTCTGGCCCCAGAGGACTCCGGACCGCTGGATATTGAATGGAGCTTGCTGTCCTCCGACAACCAGAATGAGGACAAAGTG GTGATTCTTTACTCGGGCGACAGGGCCTACGAGGACTACTACGCTCCCATGAAAGGTCGAGTCCACTTCAACTCAGCCGACCCCAAGAACGGAGACGCCTCCATCAACCTGATGGGGCTGAAGTCGTCGGATTCAGGCACCTACCAGTGCAAGGTGAAGAAGGCTCCCGGTATCCGCAGCAAGAAGATGAAGCTCATCGTCATGG TAAGACCATCCAAGCCCAGGTGCTTCACCGAAGGCCCCACAGAGGAAGGCAAAGACATTGTGCTGCGGTGCGAATCTAACGAGGGAACCAAACCTCTACAGTACAGCTGGGAGAAGACCAGTGACAGCAAGCTGCTGCCCGCCTCTGCAGTGGCGG ATCCCGTGGGAGGCACTATTAACGTGAGGAATGCATCTGCCAGCGCATCTGGCTCCTATCGCTGTGTCGCCACCAACAAGATTGGCACAGATGACTGTATACTATATCTCAACGTGACACCTC CCCGTAACACCGCAGGCATCATCGCAGCGTCCATAATCACTGTGCTCTTGATCCTCATCATCATCGCCATCATCCTCTTCTGCTGTTTCCGAGCCCGTAACAAGAAGAAGTATGAGAAGGAAATCTGCAACGAGATAAG AGAGGACGTGCCTCCGCCTAAGAGTCGCGTTTCAACGGCGCGCAGCTTCACCGTCGGTAGCCAGCGCTCCTCCCTGGGCTCCATGTCGCCCTCCAACCTGCACGAGTACGCCCTGAAGCCCCAGTACGACAAGATTCCCTCGTCGGAGGAGTACGACAGGCCTCCCAGCCAGGTGCCCCTGCCCCCGCCCAACGCCGCCAGGATGGCCGCCCCCAACCTCAGCCGCATGGGGGCCATCCCCGTCATGATCCCTGCCCAGAACAGGGACGGCTCAATCGTCTAG